In bacterium, the sequence TATTATACGCTTCGATAATTCCCAAAATATTTTTCTTCATTTCGATCCGCCCGATATATACAATAGAACCCCTTTTATTATTTTCTGGATCTTGACTCATAATTTTTGGCTCCTGCCCTATCCCATGATAAACTACACTAATTTTTTGTACATTTCCGCCATATAATTTCATTAGATCTTTCTTAGTATTCTCTGAAACCGCAATAATTCTCGCGGCAGTTTTGAGTGCGTATTTCGTTGACCATCGCAAATACAGACGATGCCAAAAAGGATAAAGCTCCGGAAAATATTCATATTCCAGCCCGTGAAGCGCGACAACTGATCTTTTCGGATGGATCAGGGGCAAAATATGCACCGGGATAAACAAAACATCAATCTTGGAATTCAACATCTCCCAGGCCAGTCTTATTTGCGTCCAGCCAAAAGGAAAAGACAAAAATTTAAGCTCAAAATTTTCCGGCAACGTTTGCAGTTCTTTTAAACGCCCGGACCTAAGCCGCGGATTCAGATATAAAATAAAGCGATGAGCCCGAGATTCCGGGATCACCGCCAAATGTTTAATAAGTTGAAAAACATATTCTTCCACTCCGGTGGGATTTTCTTTTAAAGCCGCGGAAGTATTAATGCCGATGATCATAATTTACGATTTTATACTCCGTTTATAGGCATCCAGATTATCAAGCGCCACCCCTGTTCCTTTTGCCACGCAAAGCAACGGCTCTTCCGCGACACAGCAAGATACGCCCGTAACGGTAGAAATTAAAATATCCAAGTTTTTCAACAATGCCCCGCCTCCCGACAATACCATGCCTTTGTCTATTATATCCGCCGCCAGTTCCGGAGGAGTATCGGAAAGAACCAGTTTTATAACCTTGATGATCTCTCTTAATTCGTCGGAAATTGCTTCGGTTACTTCATTGGAATTAATTGCAATTGTTTTCGGAAGACCGCTGATCAGATCTCTTCCCTTAACTTCAAACTCGATGGGTTCT encodes:
- a CDS encoding glycosyltransferase family 1 protein; translated protein: MIIGINTSAALKENPTGVEEYVFQLIKHLAVIPESRAHRFILYLNPRLRSGRLKELQTLPENFELKFLSFPFGWTQIRLAWEMLNSKIDVLFIPVHILPLIHPKRSVVALHGLEYEYFPELYPFWHRLYLRWSTKYALKTAARIIAVSENTKKDLMKLYGGNVQKISVVYHGIGQEPKIMSQDPENNKRGSIVYIGRIEMKKNILGIIEAYNKFRQKNLQFSNKLILVGGTGFGFEKIASAINASAFKKDIVLKGYVTESEKNDLLKNSSVFLFPSFYEGFGLPVLEAQAAGVPVITSNTSCLPEVAGAGAVFVDPKNSREITMALEKVLSDEALRQDLIQAGYENTKRFSWEKCARETLKILIE